CTGCCCATTGATTCGCCTCCTTTCATACTATTCGCCGAGCTTTTTAATCAATTCGGCCTGTTCAACCAAAAAACGAATCACCTCCTTATCAGAATTAAGTACTGTGACTGGTGCAGCATATTTAATCATTATGTCCTCATTTTTTCCCATTCTCGAAGTTCTGATTTCCCAAAGCGCACCAGTCTTAGTATTCAGCATAAATGTACTTCCATTATCTGATACAAGCTGATAATCTCCTGGTTCTCCTGCTTGTGCTTGCGTTGAAAAGGCAAATAAAAATGTAGCTATTAGAAGGCTCCTTTTTAGCATACGGTTCTCCTTTAAAGAGGCGCTGTTTTTTTCTTTTTAACCTTCTTTTGTTCACCCCCTTTCAATTCGAGATATTTAAGTGCAAGGTGAAGGAATGGAGGTATTTCCCTCATACCCTTTTCCCACCTGTAAACCGTTATCGTGCTTACACCCAAAGTCTTTCCGAGTGAAATTTGGGAATAGCGGTTCTTTTTTCTCCAG
This DNA window, taken from Deltaproteobacteria bacterium, encodes the following:
- a CDS encoding helix-turn-helix domain-containing protein, translated to MMPSELLYWRKKNRYSQISLGKTLGVSTITVYRWEKGMREIPPFLHLALKYLELKGGEQKKVKKKKTAPL